A part of Cannabis sativa cultivar Pink pepper isolate KNU-18-1 chromosome 6, ASM2916894v1, whole genome shotgun sequence genomic DNA contains:
- the LOC133038864 gene encoding uncharacterized protein LOC133038864 has product MKTGNVYDPTTNTILMSNAEWDEYIKAHPKAKPLKSAPLPFPDLCKALFDGTTATGFYGWSPSCTISRPMNSSTSPNIETDAYAEENAPSNQNDEADNTSPSQYSTPLGGQKKKRKLSSQHDIDDKMSVALELLIKKNSGPEVEDCMEKLDGLGWEEPLYSATIGILCEGDSYRKAWMNMKDVNIMENWVKAMGKKLGYF; this is encoded by the exons ATGAAAACAGGAAATGTTTATGATCCTACAACTAATACCATTCTTATGTCTAATGCCGAGTGGGATGAGTACATTAAG GCTCACCCAAAGGCAAAACCATTGAAAAGTGCTCCTTTACCCTTTCCGGATCTCTGTAAAGCGCTCTTTGATGGTACTACTGCAACTGGATTTTATGGTTGGAGTCCTAGTTGTACGATTTCTCGACCTATGAACTCATCTACATCTCCTAATATTGAGACGGATGCTTATGCTGAAGAAAATGCACCTAGTAACCAAAATGATGAAGCTGATAACACTTCTCCATCTCAATATTCAACTCCTTTAGGAGgacaaaagaagaaaagaaagcttTCATCTCAACATGATATTGATGATAAGATGTCTGTTGCATTGGAGTtgttaattaaaaagaatagtGGTCCTGAAGTTGAGGATTGCATGGAAAAATTGGATGGACTTGGATGGGAGGAGCCTTTGTATAGTGCAACTATTGGCATACTTTGTGAAGGCGATAGCTATAGAAAAGCATGGATGAACATGAAAGACGTCAACATAATGGAGAATTGGGTTAAGGCCATGGGAAAAAAATTGGGATATTTTTGA
- the LOC133039301 gene encoding uncharacterized protein LOC133039301 codes for MEFEDQLLLLMIFYWYVRRKRNYLSRVKDNTSTLSGARYTLELLYGSNRQCIELMRMSRDAFVHLCNHFRQREWIKDSKHVSVEEKIAMFLTIIAHNERFVVMKRRFQHSSQTVHKYFHEVLEAMMHFPKEMIVPTVDLDSNIPAAQKNIRKIFKGTIGALDGALVHAVIPLDKQTAYRGRGKAHDSRVLKEIVANPNDCFPFPPPNKYYLCDAAYPCSRGFLPPYHNVRYWLGDYRRRRAVTKEEKKEHINDELFNQFDQPQVIFEEGPEEQIMEETNEPSWKPEDAQFMNNLRNELALKLMQRRGNN; via the exons ATGGAATTTGAGGATCAACTTTTACTCTTAATGATTTTCTATTGGTATGTACGTCGTAAACGCAACTATTTATCTAGAGTTAAAGATAATACATCAACTCTATCTGGTGCAAGATACACTTTGGAGTTGTTATATGGCTCAAATCGACAATGCATAGAGTTGATGCGGATGTCTCGTGATGCATTTGTTCATTTGTGCAATCATTTTAGACAGAGAGAATGGATTAAAGATAGTAAGCATGTATCAGTTGAAGAAAAGATAGCAATGTTTTTAACTATCATAGCACATAATGAGCGATTTGTTGTCATGAAGCGAAGATTTCAACACTCTTCACAAACTGTTCACAAATATTTTCACGAGGTTCTTGAAGCAATGATGCATTTTCCAAAAGAGATGATAGTACCCACAGTTGATCTTGATTCCAATATTCCAGCTgctcaaaaaaatattagaaaaattttcAAG GGGACAATTGGTGCACTTGATGGAGCACTAGTGCATGCTGTAATCCCACTTGATAAACAAACTGCTTATAGAGGAAGAGGAAAGG CACATGATTCGCGAGTTCTAAAAGAGATAGTAGCCAATCCAAATGATTGTTTTCCATTTCCTCCTCCAA ATAAGTATTACCTATGCGATGCAGCATATCCATGCTCTCGGGGATTTTTACCTCCTTATCACAATGTTCGATATTGGTTAGGAGATTATCGCCGTAGGCGTGCTGTAACAAAAGAGGAGAA GAAGGAGCATATCAATGATGAATTATTCAATCAATTTGATCAACCTCAAGTAATCTTTGAGGAAGGACCAGAAGAACAAATAATGGAGGAAACAAATGAACCCAGTTGGAAACCAGAAGATGCACAGTTCATGAACAATTTGAGAAATGAACTTGCATTAAAGCTAATGCAAAGAAGAGGAAATAATTGA